Proteins encoded within one genomic window of Humulus lupulus chromosome 1, drHumLupu1.1, whole genome shotgun sequence:
- the LOC133796042 gene encoding mitotic checkpoint protein BUB3.1 encodes MTAVPSPLPGQELTNPPSDGISNLRFSNHSDHLLVSSWDKSVRLYDASANVLRGEFMHGGAVLDCCFHDDSSGFSAGADNTVRRLVFNYNKEDILGRHDAPVRCVEYSYAAGQLITGSWDKTLKCWDPRGASGQERTLVGTYAQPERVYSLSLVGNRLVVATAGRHVNVYDLRNMSQPEQRRESSLKYQTRCVRCYPNGTGYALSSVEGRVAMEFFDLSEASQAKKYAFKCHRKSEAGRDIVYPVNAIAFHPVYGTFATGGCDGFVNVWDGNNKKRLYQYSKYPTSIAALSFSRDGRLLAVASSYTFEEGEKPHEPDAIFVRGINEIEVKPKPKVLP; translated from the exons ATGACAGCTGTCCCGTCGCCGCTCCCCGGCCAAGAGCTCACCAACCCACCGTCCGACGGAATCTCCAACCTTCGCTTCTCCAATCATAGCGATCACCTACTCGTCTCCTCATGGGACAAG AGTGTTCGATTGTACGACGCCAGCGCCAATGTGCTGCGAGGTGAGTTCATGCACGGCGGTGCCGTTTTAGACTGTTGCTTCCACGATGATTCTTCTGGGTTCAGTGCCGGCGCGGACAATACAGTGAGACG GCTTGTTTTTAACTACAATAAGGAGGACATTCTCGGGCGGCATGATGCACCTGTACGGTGTGTTGAGTACTCTTATGCAGCAG GTCAGTTGATTACAGGAAGTTGGGACAAAACACTCAAGTGTTGGGACCCTAGAGGTGCAAGTGGGCAGGAGCGCACCCTGGTTGGGACATATGCACAACCAGAGCGTGTATACTCTCTTTCATTAGTTGGAAATCGTTTGGTTGTAGCAACTGCAGGAAGACATGTGAATGTCTATGATCTGAGAAATATGTCCCAACCTGAGCAACGAAGGGAGTCCTCGTTGAAATATCAAACTAGATGTGTGCGTTGTTATCCTAATGGAACAG GATATGCTCTCAGTTCAGTTGAAGGACGGGTGGCAATGGAATTTTTTGATctttcagaggctagtcaagccAAAAA ATATGCGTTCAAGTGCCACAGAAAGTCGGAGGCTGGAAGGGACATTGTCTATCCTGTAAATGCCATTGCATTCCACCCTGT ATATGGTACATTTGCGACTGGTGGTTGTGATGGTTTTGTGAATGTGTGGGATGGCAACAACAAGAAGAGATTGTATCAG TACTCAAAGTATCCGACAAGTATTGCAGCACTGTCTTTTAGCAGAGATGGCCGTCTTCTTGCTGTGGCTTCTAGTTACACATTCGAAGAGGGGGAGAAACC TCACGAACCAGACGCCATATTTGTCCGCGGTATAAATGAGATAGAAGTCAAGCCAAAACCCAAAGTGTTGCCATAA
- the LOC133796037 gene encoding ATP-dependent Clp protease proteolytic subunit-related protein 1, chloroplastic yields MATSLISSLSTPSSSARYLAPINSSFLHGTNLSYAPSSFRALSEKATTARRCFISASAKSFDHIPKQFKQENLKDGLMDNFKNAPQYLYGLSPSQMDMFMTEDNPVRRQSEAVTEDSISSSHNYLNHGGMWSLSGMHDKGPSKYSMSVSMYRGGGARGYGRPRTAPPDLPSLLLDARICYLGMPIVPAVTELLVAQFMWLDYDNPAKPIYLYINSPGTQNEKMETVGSETEAYAIADMMSYVKSEVYTVNCGMAYGQAAMLLSLGAKGYRAVQPNCSTKLYLPKVNRSSGAVIDMWIKAKELDANTEYYIELLAKGTGKTKEEIAKDVQRPKYLQSQEAIEYGVADKIINSRDIAFEKRNYDEMLAQSRATRRAGGGSPQAAPSGLR; encoded by the exons ATGGCGACTTCTCTCATCTCATCCCTGTCGACTCCGTCCTCTTCAGCTCGCTATCTGGCTCCAATAAACTCTTCCTTCCTTCATGGCACCAACCTCTCTTACGCTCCGTCTTCTTTCAGAGCTTTATCAGAGAAGGCTACCACAGCTCGAAGGTGCTTTATCTCTGCCTCGGCCAAATCTTTTGACCATATTCCAAAGCAGTTCAAGCAAGAAAATCTTAAAGATGGGT TGATGGATAATTTTAAGAATGCACCCCAGTATCTGTATGGCCTTTCTCCTTCTCAAATGGACATGTTCATGACAGAAGATAACCCTGTCCGACGTCAGTCAGAAGCAGTTACAGAG GATAGCATCTCATCTTCCCACAACTATTTGAATCATGGAGGTATGTGGAGTCTTTCAGGCATGCACGACAAAGGTCCATCAAAATATAGTATGAGTGTAAGCATGTACCGTGGCGGAGGAGCAAGAGGATATGGAAGACCCCGTACTGCTCCTCCCGATTTGCCTTCCTTGTTGTTAGATGCTCGGATATGCTATTTGGGCATGCCT ATTGTTCCGGCAGTAACTGAACTTCTTGTTGCTCAATTTATGTGGTTGGATTATGATAACCCTGCTAAGCCTATCTATTTATACATAAATTCACCTGGGACACAG AATGAGAAGATGGAGACTGTTGGATCTGAAACTGAGGCATATGCTATAGCTGATATGATGTCT TATGTCAAGTCAGAAGTCTACACGGTGAACTGTGGAATGGCGTATGGTCAAGCAGCAATGCTTCTATCACTTGGGGCAAAGGGATATCGTGCTGTGCAACCTAATTGCTCCA CAAAGTTGTATCTGCCAAAGGTCAACAGATCAAGTGGGGCTGTCATAGATATGTGGATTAAG GCAAAAGAACTGGATGCAAATACTGAGTATTACATAGAGCTGCTAGCAAAAGGCACTGGTAAAACCAAGGAAGAAATTGCTAAAGACGTCCAGCGACCCAAATATCTACAATCACAAGAAGCCATAGAATATGGTGTTGCAGACAAAATAATCAATTCACGTGACATTGCATTTGAGAAACGG AACTATGATGAGATGCTTGCTCAATCAAGAGCTACGAGGAGAGCAGGGGGAGGCAGTCCCCAAGCAGCTCCTTCTGGACTTAGGTAG